CAAGAAAGGGTTAACGTATTAAAAAGTTATATTTAGAGAGAGAATGTCAGTACTTAAAGCCAGCGGACAGCTTCCTAAGTAAAATGTAATTAGCTAAACCTTCCTTGAATCTTCAAGGGTTTAAGTCTTCTAGGGATAAAGGTAAACACAGCATAAGATGTTAGGAAGGAGGTTTGCTCTACAGTATTCTCTGTGGCTAATGACAAGACAACATGGGATGTGTACTACCACCTGGCAGCTGAAGTTTGTGATCCCCAGGAATAAAGACATCCATAAGAGAACAAGAAATGGACTTGGGACGAGCAAAGCTTCTGAGATGTGGGAtgaatgcccttcatcaggccttTCACAACATCCATGGATTAGCTTGGACAGATGGAAAACAGGTCATCCTTACAGCTTTGCACCTCCAAAAGGACGCTGTAGAATTTGGCAGCTCGGTGGTCATCGGACAGTTTGAACATGTTCATGGCCTATTTTGGGGCCCTGCAACTGATCCTCCAGCATTGCTAGCAGTTCAACATAAGAAACATGTCACCATATGGCAACTCTACTACAACCCATTGGAAAAGAACAAACTAGTTGTCTCCCAGACCTGTGAGTATGGAGATCCTCTCCCCGTTCTTCCACAAGGATGCATATGGCATCCAAAAAAAGATATCCTAGTGGTGTTAACTAAGAAGGATGTCTCAGTTTTGTATACAGTCTGTAACAACAATAGTAGCGTTAAAGCAGACATTACATGTAGTAGTGTCGTTCGATGTGCTTGCTGGACAAAGGATGGTAGCCGTGTAGTGGTAGCTATGGAGGACTCTCTTCATTCTTACATATGGAATGATGACCTAAAGACCTTAAGTCCTTGTTCCTTTTGCCCCATATTTAATATTGAGGCACTGATTGTTGCAGTTCAACCTATTATGGATTACCAAGTGGTTGTGACTTCTGAAATTTCAACAAAACCCCCATATGGCCATTACAAAGATTCTGAAGGATCTGCTATGCAATCTTCTCTGCTGATGTTGGATGAAGAATTATCCAGGAACAACAGAAGGGTCTCTATAGATTCAGGAAAATCAGAGCCAGTTGACATGTTGAAGGTCTCATCACTGATGCCAACAGAAATGTCCAAGATGCTGGCCAGGCATCGTAAATCTGACCCCAGCCCACTCATGTACTTAAGGCAGAGGAGCATTACTGGTGAAAATAAGACAGAATTGTCCAATCTTTTGCTAATAACTTTTGAGAAGaactcaacaactacaagaaaagTATCAATACCAGGTATCTCCTCCCCAGACATCATAGCTCTTGATTCTCGTAGTGAAAGAGTTGCAGTAGCGTCTAACACTTGCAACCTGGTATTGATTTACCCCATTGCTCCATCATGTATGCCCAACATTCAACAAATTCGTCTAGAAGAGAATGAAAGAGCCAAAGGTCTATCTTTTCTTACGGATACATTACTACTAATCTTGGTTGGGAGACCAAAATCCAGTGATTTAGGCTTTGTGCATATATTGGCTTCTGAAAAGTATACTGTGCAGTTAGTGACCAAAAGTATATTGCCCATTGAATATATACCATCTAGAATAAACTGTGACCAGAATTCGATATCTGACCAATCTGGTTTGAACACTGGTGGTCTTAAAGCATATGACCTCAATGTTGGCAAAGAGCTTTGGATGCCAAACCATATCGGAAATAAATCTCCACGTATGAGACGGAAAATTAGAGATCTCGTTCAAGAGGCAAGTGGAGACGAAAGCCCAACATCAAGTCTGGATGACTATAATGAAAATAAACTTCTAGCAGAATGTCCTGTAACTCTGGAGAAACTTAAAGCCGAGCCAACCGTACGGAGGCCTGTAAAGGGtataaataaaaagaaactgCACAGATCATTTTCTCAGAGGTCTAACGATGACCTTCAAGAAACAAACGACAATTATTTATCAGTAGGCACCAATGATGATATTGAGGGGAAAACAAATTTTCAAGGTCACCCTTCAGGAACAAAAGATTCTTCGAAGATGTTTTCAAAAGGTTTGCCATACCCAACTTCTGACGATCCACCTTATATATCCATAAGTCAGCAGGTATTTCTTAGATTATTATGCCATTGTGAAaatgtttttatacatttttgacaTTTATCTAAAAAATGACCATTCCATATAACATACTTGCCAACTTTCTGAAACAGGATCCCAAGAGAAACACTATTGTGTTTGACGCAGGACAAgtttcacttttttctttttgtcgtgACCAAGTACCCGTTTCATAGGCCATGCCCCTTTGCACGACTGCATCACAGACCCCCTGAATGTATGTTTGGATGCTGGTGCCAAGCCTGATGACATAGCATCCAGACAGAGTCTGAGAGATTCCCACAGTATTTCAGTCCCCTTTTTCCCTGGACatttgagcctctaggagcaacaggggcattacCATTACAACTAGAGGcgttgctctctctgcaactgccgccccctctgaactttgattgacagggccgggtGTGATGACATTTTTCATTGCCTGTTGCTGTCAAAGTGTAGAGGGCGCACCAGTTGCGGAGAGAAATCTGAGCCTCTAGGTGACTGGACACTGTATATACTGGGTGATGGCATATACTGGGTGATGACTGGGTAAAccacatattattatttttagagatt
The sequence above is a segment of the Bufo bufo chromosome 4, aBufBuf1.1, whole genome shotgun sequence genome. Coding sequences within it:
- the LOC120998998 gene encoding WD repeat and coiled-coil-containing protein-like, whose amino-acid sequence is MDLGRAKLLRCGMNALHQAFHNIHGLAWTDGKQVILTALHLQKDAVEFGSSVVIGQFEHVHGLFWGPATDPPALLAVQHKKHVTIWQLYYNPLEKNKLVVSQTCEYGDPLPVLPQGCIWHPKKDILVVLTKKDVSVLYTVCNNNSSVKADITCSSVVRCACWTKDGSRVVVAMEDSLHSYIWNDDLKTLSPCSFCPIFNIEALIVAVQPIMDYQVVVTSEISTKPPYGHYKDSEGSAMQSSLLMLDEELSRNNRRVSIDSGKSEPVDMLKVSSLMPTEMSKMLARHRKSDPSPLMYLRQRSITGENKTELSNLLLITFEKNSTTTRKVSIPGISSPDIIALDSRSERVAVASNTCNLVLIYPIAPSCMPNIQQIRLEENERAKGLSFLTDTLLLILVGRPKSSDLGFVHILASEKYTVQLVTKSILPIEYIPSRINCDQNSISDQSGLNTGGLKAYDLNVGKELWMPNHIGNKSPRMRRKIRDLVQEASGDESPTSSLDDYNENKLLAECPVTLEKLKAEPTVRRPVKGINKKKLHRSFSQRSNDDLQETNDNYLSVGTNDDIEGKTNFQGHPSGTKDSSKMFSKGLPYPTSDDPPYISISQQNSSNDQASEARAVLLCHGKLHFRTLQETFHFNTIEMKFGSKWIILTEDGEGFVPITFRGNEEVVIREITENSGSCGEPNYEQKEP